In one Silene latifolia isolate original U9 population chromosome 10, ASM4854445v1, whole genome shotgun sequence genomic region, the following are encoded:
- the LOC141608812 gene encoding uncharacterized protein LOC141608812, giving the protein MKRSLDWNYSCSLCLDDSCLETSTHLFRDCSLSSRIWAASFLGIRGQMGHNISIQAWIINWINFLFQKSDYVTTVPIFISTLWRIWCIRNSHKFNGVAPDLALSMTQIMAEASMVTSCINHRLPTKVNLDLLTSDDLSASTNIRNYFLVFLIGHTLCSNYVRLKCDDSWKHGFKAAAGWLIQYANGEVFRQDSARFWASSPLHAESMALLYAITDAISHGFRHIDATTDCLQLVLQVTGNMDVSHDAKLIIRSIISLISTTHCISISYCPRQLNRIAHFIARLAME; this is encoded by the coding sequence ATGAAGAGAAGTCTTGATTGGAACTACTCCTGCAGCCTTTGTTTGGATGATTCATGTCTGGAAACATCGACTCATCTCTTTCGCGACTGCTCCCTTTCGTCAAGAATTTGGGCTGCTTCGTTTCTGGGTATCCGTGGACAGATGGGGCACAACATCTCCATCCAGGCTTGGATTATTAACTGGATTAATTTCCTTTTCCAAAAATCTGATTATGTTACAACTGTTCCTATTTTCATCAGTACACTTTGGCGTATTTGGTGCATTAGAAATAGTCATAAGTTCAATGGTGTTGCTCCTGATCTTGCTCTTTCTATGACCCAAATCATGGCTGAAGCTTCTATGGTTACTTCCTGCATAAATCATCGCCTTCCTACCAAAGTAAATTTGGACTTACTGACTTCTGATGACCTATCTGCATCTACAAATATTCGCAATtactttcttgtttttctcaTTGGTCACACCCTTTGTTCGAATTATGTTCGCCTGAAGTGTGATGATTCTTGGAAACATGGGTTCAAGGCTGCAGCTGGCTGGCTTATTCAGTATGCCAATGGTGAAGTTTTTCGACAGGATTCTGCTAGGTTCTGGGCCTCTTCTCCTCTCCACGCTGAATCTATGGCTCTTCTTTATGCTATTACCGATGCTATCAGTCATGGCTTTCGACACATTGATGCCACGACGGATTGTCTTCAGTTAGTTCTTCAAGTTACAGGGAATATGGACGTCTCTCACGATGCTAAGCTTATTATTCGCTctattattagtttaatttctACTACGCATTGTATCTCGATAAGTTATTGTCCTCGTCAGCTGAATA